The sequence GGCGTGACGTGTATCGGCGACGACGGCCTGTTCATGGCGGGCTGCCACATTGCCCATGACGCCCAGATCGGTGACCGGGTGATCGTTGTGAACTCCGCTGCGGTGGCGGGCCACTGCGTGCTGGAGGATGATGTGATCATCGGCGGTTTGTCCGGCATCCATCAGTGGGTGCGGATCGGCAAGGGCGCGATCATCGGCGCCGTCACCATGGTGACCAACGATGTGATCCCCTATGGCTTGGTACAGGCACAGCGCGGCGAGCTGGACGGGCTGAACCTGGTTGGCCTCAAGCGCCGCGGCGTGGCGCGTAGCGACATCACCGCCTTGCGCGCGGCCTTCCAGATGCTGGCGCAGGGGGAGGGCACCTTTCAGGAACGCGCCAAGCGATTGGGAGATGAGACCGAAAGCCAGTATGTTCAGGAGATCGTCGCCTTCATCACCGGCGAAAGCGATCGCTCCTTTCTGACACCGGGAGGCTGAAGCCATGCTGGCTTTGATTGCAGGCACCGGCGGCTTGCCGGCGGAAGTGGCAGCGCGGGCTCCGGGCCGTCCGCTGATCTGTGCGATGGCGGGGTCGGAACCGGATTCGGTGGATCCCGAAATCACCTTCCGGTTTGAGCAGCTGGGCTCTTTTCTCGAACGGCTGGAGGCAGCGGAGGTCACCGAGATCTGCATGGCAGGCGCGGTGCAGCGGCCGAATATCGACCCTTCGGCCATCGATGCGGCGACCCTGCCCCTGGTGCCGGTGCTGCAAGGCGCGCTGGCTGCGGGCGATGACGGCGCCTTGCGGGCGATCATCGGCATTTTTGAGCAGGCAGGATTTGCCGTGCGGGCCGCGCATGAGGTTGCGCCGGATCTGCTGATGGCGGCTGGCGTGCCGACCAAGGTGCAGCCGGGCGAGCTGGACAAGGCGGATGCGGAGCGCGGCGCGCAGATCGTGGCCGCAATGTCAGCCGCCGACATCGGCCAGTCCTGCGCCGTGCGCAAGCGGCAGGCGATTGCGGTGGAGAACGTCTTTGGCACCGACTGGATGCTGGCCGCACTGGCGCAGCGTCCGGACGGGCAGGGCGGCTTGCTGTTCAAGGCGCCCAAGCCCGCGCAGGACCGCCGCGCCGATCTGCCCACGATCGGCGTCGAAACGGTTGAGGCTGCGGCCAAGGCCGGCCTCTCCGGCATCGTGCTGGAGGCGGGCGGCGTGATCGTTTTGGATCAGGATGCGGTGATTGCGGCCTGCGACCGGCTGGGCCTGTACCTGTGGCTGCGTGAAGCATGAACCTTCGGGTGTTCATCCTGGCCGGGGAGCCTTCGGGCGACCGGCTGGGCGGGGCGCTGATGGCGGGGCTGAAACAGCTGGAACCTGGCGTCAGCTTTGACGGTATCGGCGGCCCGCTGATGGCGGAGCAGGGGCTGTACTCCCGCTTTCCGATGGATGAGTTGTCGGTGATGGGGCTGGCCGAGGTGCTGCCCAAGTACCGCCATCTGAAACGCCGCATCCGGGAAACCGCGGAGGCGGTGCTTGAGACCCGCCCGGATGTTCTGATCACTATCGACAGCCCGGACTTCAGCTTGCGCGTGGCGCGGCTGGTGAAAGAGAAAAGCAACATCCGCACGGTGCATTATGTGGCGCCTTCGGTCTGGGCCTGGCGGCCCAAACGGGCCGGGAAGATGGCGGAAGTGATCGACCACGTTCTGGCACTTTTGCCGTTTGAGCCGCCTTACATGGAGGCGGCAGGCATGGACTGCGACTTCGTCGGCCACCCGGTGGTTGCCGAACCGCAGGCCACCGGGGCGGAAACTGCCGCATTCCGCGCGGAGTTCGGTCTGGGCGAGTCGCCCTTTGTGCTGGCGCTGCCCGGCTCGCGGCGGTCCGAAGTCGCGCGGCTGGCACCGGATTTCGGCGGCGCGCTGCAGCGCTTCACGGCGGCGCACCCGGACTTCCGGATCGTCGTGCCCGCCGCCGCGCCGGTGGCCGGGCTGGTGCAGGACGCGCTGAAAGACTGGCCGGAGGCTACGGTGCTGGTCGATCCGAACCGGTTTGAGGCTGCCACCGCCAAGGCGCACAAACGCGCCGCCTTTGCTGCGGCGGATCTGGCGCTGGCCGCCTCCGGCACCGTCTCGCTGGAGCTGGCGGCCGCAGCCACTCCGATGGTGATCGCCTACAAGTTCCAGTGGCTGACCTGGCAGATCATGAAGCGCATGGCGCTGATCGACACGGTGACTCTGGTCAACCTGGTGAGCGAGACCCGGGTGGTGCCGGAATGCCTGGGGCCGGAGTGTACACCTGGAAACATTGCCGCCCGGCTGAATGCGCTGGCGGCAGATCCGGGGGCACAACTGGAAGCGATGGAACTGACTATGCAGCGCCTGGGCCAGGGCGGTGAAGCGCCCGGTCTGCGGGCCGCCCGCGCGGTCCTGGACCGTCTGCCTAAGAGCTAAGGCGAAGCGCGCCGGATGCAGAGCCTCCGGCGCGCGCCTTCTGGCAGCACGGGCGCTGGTGCACCCGCGCGGCGCTTGCCGCTCCGGTCATGCAGACCTCTGACAGTCAGGAAAAGAGGGCGCGCGGGAGCTTCTTCTGCTGAGAGGCGCCTAAGGGCAGGTCTGCCCTCAGGCGCCAATCCGATTTTAATCTGGAATACCGCGTCACGGACAAGCCGCGCTGTCGCGCGGCGGCTGCGCCGTCCTTGACCCGGCGGTCAGGCTATCAGTAGCCGCGCCAGATCCAGCCGCCGCCGAAGATGCGGGAGCCTTCGCTGGCGTAGAACACGCAAGCCTGGCCGGGGGAGACGCCTTCCTCCGGGGTCAGCAGCTCCACTTCGGCGGTTGTATCCGTCA is a genomic window of Leisingera caerulea DSM 24564 containing:
- the lpxB gene encoding lipid-A-disaccharide synthase, which gives rise to MNLRVFILAGEPSGDRLGGALMAGLKQLEPGVSFDGIGGPLMAEQGLYSRFPMDELSVMGLAEVLPKYRHLKRRIRETAEAVLETRPDVLITIDSPDFSLRVARLVKEKSNIRTVHYVAPSVWAWRPKRAGKMAEVIDHVLALLPFEPPYMEAAGMDCDFVGHPVVAEPQATGAETAAFRAEFGLGESPFVLALPGSRRSEVARLAPDFGGALQRFTAAHPDFRIVVPAAAPVAGLVQDALKDWPEATVLVDPNRFEAATAKAHKRAAFAAADLALAASGTVSLELAAAATPMVIAYKFQWLTWQIMKRMALIDTVTLVNLVSETRVVPECLGPECTPGNIAARLNALAADPGAQLEAMELTMQRLGQGGEAPGLRAARAVLDRLPKS
- the lpxA gene encoding acyl-ACP--UDP-N-acetylglucosamine O-acyltransferase, which gives rise to MSRIHPSAVIEEGAKLGKDCEIGPFCVVGPEVVLGDRVVLKSHVVVTGDTEIGDETVVFPFAVLGEIPQDLKFKGEKCRTVIGKRNRFREHVTVNAGTEGGGGVTCIGDDGLFMAGCHIAHDAQIGDRVIVVNSAAVAGHCVLEDDVIIGGLSGIHQWVRIGKGAIIGAVTMVTNDVIPYGLVQAQRGELDGLNLVGLKRRGVARSDITALRAAFQMLAQGEGTFQERAKRLGDETESQYVQEIVAFITGESDRSFLTPGG
- a CDS encoding LpxI family protein, which produces MLALIAGTGGLPAEVAARAPGRPLICAMAGSEPDSVDPEITFRFEQLGSFLERLEAAEVTEICMAGAVQRPNIDPSAIDAATLPLVPVLQGALAAGDDGALRAIIGIFEQAGFAVRAAHEVAPDLLMAAGVPTKVQPGELDKADAERGAQIVAAMSAADIGQSCAVRKRQAIAVENVFGTDWMLAALAQRPDGQGGLLFKAPKPAQDRRADLPTIGVETVEAAAKAGLSGIVLEAGGVIVLDQDAVIAACDRLGLYLWLREA